A window from Vicinamibacteria bacterium encodes these proteins:
- a CDS encoding thioredoxin family protein: protein MSKGSSGSPKDHAVVSHEQWISARTAFLAKEKELTRLRDELSRLRRELPWERVDKSYVFDGPTGKETLPQLFGKRNQLVVYHFMFNPSWDEGCKHCSFWADNFNGIDIHLSHRDVSFVAISRAPLAKLEAFKKRMGWTFKWVSSAHTDFNYDYQASFTPDQIQSGTVFYNYAKVNMDMADREGVSVFYKDGSNTVFHTYSSYARGIDMLNGAYHFLDLVPKGRDENSLEFTQEWVRYHDKYED, encoded by the coding sequence ATGAGCAAAGGCAGCAGCGGGAGTCCTAAGGACCATGCCGTGGTCTCTCACGAGCAGTGGATATCCGCGCGAACGGCGTTCCTGGCGAAGGAAAAGGAACTTACGCGGCTGCGCGACGAGTTGAGCCGTTTGCGGCGGGAGCTCCCCTGGGAAAGGGTCGACAAAAGCTATGTCTTTGACGGACCCACCGGCAAGGAGACACTGCCCCAGCTGTTCGGCAAGAGAAACCAGCTCGTCGTTTATCATTTCATGTTCAACCCTTCCTGGGACGAGGGGTGCAAGCACTGTTCGTTCTGGGCCGACAACTTCAACGGCATCGACATCCATCTGAGCCACCGTGACGTGAGCTTCGTCGCCATCTCCCGGGCCCCGCTCGCCAAGCTGGAAGCGTTCAAGAAGAGGATGGGATGGACCTTCAAGTGGGTGTCCTCGGCTCACACCGACTTCAACTACGACTATCAGGCATCGTTCACTCCTGATCAGATCCAGAGCGGAACCGTGTTCTACAACTACGCGAAGGTCAACATGGATATGGCGGATCGTGAAGGTGTCAGCGTGTTCTACAAGGACGGGAGCAACACCGTGTTTCACACCTACTCGTCCTACGCGCGCGGAATCGACATGCTGAACGGCGCTTACCATTTCCTAGACCTGGTTCCCAAGGGACGCGACGAAAACAGTCTGGAGTTCACCCAGGAGTGGGTCCGTTACCACG